Below is a window of Nanoarchaeota archaeon DNA.
CTGTCGGACGCTTTCAATGCTTATTGATTTTACAACATTTTTTTCAACAAGATGTTTTTTGAATCTTGGAAGAGTCCATGCAGTAAAAACATAGCCGAATTCTTTCGGCTCTTTTGAGAAATTCAAAAGAATATTTTTCTTTATTTCCTCAGTAAATTTAGGCTCTGCTCCTTTTGCTTTTTTTCTTTCTAGGGAGTTCAATCCGTTTTTATTAAATGCTTTTATAGCGTCCCTTACTTTTCTTTCTTCACATCCGACTCTTTCTGCGATTGGTTTTGAAAATAATTTTTCTGCTGAAAGCAGAATAATTCTTGCCCGATCTTTTGTAAACGAACTTGTTGATTTTGAAGCGTTTTTCAACGCTTCAAATTCTTCTTTCGTTGGTTTTCTTGCATAAATCGATGCATTTGATTTATGGCGTTTTCCGAATTTGTAAACCGGTTCAATCGGCCCTAAATACCGGATTACTTTTTGTTTTACCGAACCGTCAATTCTTTTTCCAGTTACGAAGTATTTGTATTTTCTTCCATTTACGATTTTTATTCGCACATAAGACATCCAAACACCTACTATAATTTAGGCACAACATAAATATATACTTTTCGGTGTGAATTGAACAAATATATTGAGATAGATTAAAGTTACTCAAATCAATTATAAAGTGTACTTAAAAATAATTCTTCCGATGTCGAAATACGTCCGGTCAGTTGATGAGCTGGAAAAGTTTGCGGGTGATGAAAGGAACATTAAGGAGCTCGTACACTATTCAAAGATTGCTTCAAATATGGGTGGTGACAAAACAGATTCTTTTGGCGAATATCGCGGTCTTCAAGCACTAAAACACTATAAGAATACTGGCAAAATCCATTAATTGCTTTTTCTTTCTCTAATCAGCTTCATCAGCGCGAGCAGCCCCTTTAAAATCTCCTTTGGAGATGGCGGGTTTCCCGG
It encodes the following:
- a CDS encoding helix-turn-helix domain-containing protein — translated: MSYVRIKIVNGRKYKYFVTGKRIDGSVKQKVIRYLGPIEPVYKFGKRHKSNASIYARKPTKEEFEALKNASKSTSSFTKDRARIILLSAEKLFSKPIAERVGCEERKVRDAIKAFNKNGLNSLERKKAKGAEPKFTEEIKKNILLNFSKEPKEFGYVFTAWTLPRFKKHLVEKNVVKSISIESVRQILNKSGAKLEKSKRWQYSPDKNFFKKSRL